The genomic window CGCCATCCGTCACCATCAGGAACCAGTGGAGTGATTCACCGTGATCGAGGTCAGCGAGGATCAACCGCGCATTCGCTTTACCGAGTGTCTTCCGATAGGCGCGCTGGTTCATGTTCACGAATACGTCGTAGCGCTCGCCGAACTTCACGCACAACGCCTCAGCGCGATCTGCCTTGACGGTACCGGCCGTGTGATGCCGGTAGCCATGCCGAACAAGGTCTAGCAACCTCTGCATGAGGAGCGTCTTGTAGCGGATCACGATGAGCGTTGGTGCTTTCATCAATAAAAGCCGCAACAGCGTTTGCCAAAAACTTTCAGTGATAATGCACAGCCTTGCCGAGCAAGGCGTTTCAGTGATCTGGAATGCTGCGCATTCCAGCTTAATTATAAGAGATTCCGCGCAAAGCGCTCGACGGCAAAATGCCGACCTACAATGGATTTGCTGGCCGCCAAAGGCCTTAGCAACGCGTGCGTCATCAGCGTCGCCGCCGCCGCAGAAGCAGACCAGCGATGCAGCCAGAGGACAACCAACCCTTGCAGTACCGAACCGGTTGCCCTCGTGGTGTCAATCGCTCAAAGCGATTGCACGGTACAGGGGCAGCTCCCACAGACCGCAGTAGAAGTCCGGGGGCTGACCACCCCTGGATTCCATCACACCACCGTTGAGCTGTATGGCTCGGGGCGCGGCTACCAACCGTGCTTAGACCGCTGAAGTCGTATGCGCGTAATGGCGCTGGTACGACTACGACGAGGAGCTATTGTCGAATCTGGTGTACGGGGTGCTTTGGGAAATATGAGAAGGCGGTGGCGGTTTAGCTGAGAATGTTGCTTGTCGAAGGCACACCGAGCAAAGCCGGCGCGAGCCGGCCCCGACCACCATGAAGAAGATTACGAAAGAAACGAACGGCAGTAAAGCACAAACGAAGAGCGCGCTCGATGAACTGATCCAGCAAGGCGCGCGGCAGATCATCGAGCAGGCAGTCGAAGCGGAACTGGCGAGCATGCTTGAACAGTACAGCAACGTGAGGTCGATCGACGGTCGGCGTGCCGTGGTGCGCAACGGCTACCTACCAGAGCGCGAAGTCGTCACGGCCATCGGTCCGGTGCCGGTTCGGGTACCGAAGGTGCGTGATCGCTCGGGTTCGGGCATCCGCTTCAATTCGGCGGTCGTGCCGCCGTACGTTCGCAAATCCGCACGCGTGTCGGCCGCACTACCGTGGCTGTACCTGCGAGGCATCTCGACGGGCGACATGAGCGAAGCCATGGGCATCATGCTGGGCGGCCAGGTCAGCGGCCTGTCGCCAAATGTGGTGAGTCGTCTGAAGGCGCAATGGGCCGATGAGCATGCTCAGTGGAATCAGCGTGAGTTGTCGTTGGCGCGCTGGGTGTACTGGTGGGCTGACGGCATTCACACCGGCGTGCGCAGCGACGATTCCGACGGCCAGTGCCTGTTGGTGATCATTGGTGTCAAACCGGACGGAACGAAAGAGCGTGTGGCGATCAGTGACGGGTATCGGGAATCGAAGGCGTCGTGGGCCGAACTGCTGCTCGATCTGAAAAAGCGCGGTCTGCAGTCAGGGCCGCTGCTGGCTTGCGGAGATGGTGCGATGGGATTCTGGGCAGCGATGGAAGAAGTGTTCCCGCAGACCGAGCATCAGCGCTGCTGGTTCCACAAGATGGGCAACGTGCTCAACGCGCTGCCGAAATCGCAGCAGGCCCGCGCCAAAAAGGCGATGCAGGACATTTGGATGGCCGCCACGCGTGCCGAAGCGCTGGTTGCCTTCGATCACTTCGTTGATACCCACTCGGCAAAGTATCCGAAGGTGGTCGAAAAGCTGACGCAAGATCGCGACGAGCTGCTGGCATTTTACGATTTCCCGGCCGAACACTGGCAGCATCTGCGCACGACGAATCCGATTGAATCGACCTTCGCGACGGTGCGTCACCGCACCAAGCGCACGCGCAACTGCGTCTCGCGCGCGACGTTCCTCGGCCTGGCATTCAAGCTGATCGAGTCGGCCGAAGACTCGTGGCGGCGCATCCGCGCCCCCGAAAAGATCGCGACGATGCTTGACGGGATGACGTTCAAGGATGGAGAGCCGGTGACCGACAGCACACCGGCTCAGCAGCCCCTGGCCGCCTAATCTTGCTCACGCCCCGTACACCAGATTTGACTTTAACTCTACGACGAGCGCTGGACGGTGTAACTCCGTCCTTCGACTCAATCCCCGAAAAGCATGGGGAACGAGGTTGGGCGACACGGAAACGGGCATAGCGAGGAAATGCGCTATGGCCCTGTGGAGCGTGAAAACGGGAGACGGCTTCGGCCGTCGTTAGCACCGTCTAGGGGCTGCGGGAAACCGTAGAACCTATGCCACACACGTAGGCTGCTGAGGCGTCCCGAAAGGGCGCAGGCGTGCAAGGGGAAACCTGGCGCACGTGGCACCTACCGGCGCAAGCGGGTGGGGTCGTTGCATAGCTTAAGCGTGTAAATGCGGCCGTAGAGGTCGCTATGTGGTGGGGCATCAAGCCTGTCTAAAGACGAAGCCGTTGACGGCACAACAGGTAAGCGAGCCGCTTTGGAATCTCGGGCCGCTGAAAACCTGACGGGTGAGAGGGAACACCTCACTGTTGTTGCTTGAGGCGCAGGCGTGGTGCTCTGGCGCGCTGGTCGGCGTCAGTAGCGTTGCACTAACGTGGGAATCGCTAAGGCCACAACCGGGCTGGTAACCCGGTGGCTAGGCGAGGGAGATTGGATCAGTAGGGCCGCACGGCGCAAGCCGTGTAACTGTTTGTCGCGATTCGTCTGAAGCGCAAACAGCAGGCGCAAGCCTGTCCGAAAGTCTGAAGCGGTTGCAAAACGGTGTGTTTGCGGGGTGGTTCCCGCAGTGGAATGTTGGAACGGGCGCGGCTGGTAACCGTGCCCGTCTTCGGAGTGGAATCCGGGGGTCGCCAACGTGCAATCAACCTTTCAATAGGAGGGCGTGATATGGCAGTAAGCAGTGCAGTTGCCGGCCGTCAAGGTCGGATTCACCTCGGCAGCGGTCAGGCCGTGGGTCAACTCGGCCCGCCGTATGGGGTCGTAGGCATCGCAAAGTCGCGCGCCTCGGCGTGCGCAAGTCAACCCGGCACCGGTCAGGCCGGTGGGCAAGTCGGCCCTTTTGTGGCCGAAGGCAAACAGGGAAACGGCGTTATCGCGTCGTCTTCGCTGTGGCAAACCGGGGTTTGACTCCGGCGTGCCAATCGACAAACAGGCCACAAGCCTGCGTCAGTGGCATCAAGGTTGAGGGCGTGGGAAGCCTTCAATTGCGGTACGGCCGCAGACCGCTTCTGCTCGGCAGGGTGGTGCGCCTTTTTAGGCAATCTGTCCGTGCTATGGCACACGCCGACCCACAACCCGAGAGACGAAAGTCTCTCGGGTTCCTCCTAATCCTTGGGAGAACGCCGTGACGTTTCACAACACACCTAACCTGCAAGCGATGCAATCGACGGCCGCTGTGCTCGTCGATCACGCCTTGTTATGGTCCAGCCCCTGGTACTGGATCGTTCTGGCTGTCCCGCTCTTCATGGTGTCGATGCTTCATCCGGTGCCGTGGCGGTTGCCCTTAAACGATGCTTCATTCCGGGACTGGCTGACGTTTATCGGGCGGCGGGCTTCTGTTATTGCGCTCTACGCATGGCTGTTCTTAGTGCCACCCATCGCGTTTTTCCTGTTCATCGTCACGTCTGGCATGCCGTTCCAGGCAGCCGCCTCGAGCTTCTTCGCATGGCTCGGCGGGCGGATCGGCCAGTACTGGTCGATCATCCTCGGTGCGGTCCTGTATGGCGCACTGCTGCGCTTCCTGTGGGATAGGTACGTCCTGCCGAGATTGTCGAGCTACCTGCGATCGGTACGCGTCAGGCAAGACACCGACAAGTTGGTCGATGCGCGAGACGAAATCGCCAACCTTCAAGCGAAGCAATTCGAGCCGGAAAAATTCTTTGTGGAGGGCAAGATTTTTTACGGGCTGGATGTGAACGACCAGCCCATTTACTACGGGCTAGAGGACTTCTACACAACGCATCACTTGGTGCTTGGCCCGAGCGATTTCGGTAAGGGCATCATCCTGCAAAGCGTATTCAAGCAAGTCATCGGCTTTGGCTTCGGCGTGTTTTATGTCGACCCGAAGGGCGACAACTGGTTGCCTTACCTGCTGCAAAACGAAGCGAAGAAAGCCGGACGCCGTTTTGTTTATCTCGATCTGCGACCGGAAGGCAAAGGCGTATGGCACCCGTTCATGGGCGGCAGCGATCGCGAGCGGCGCACAAGAATCGTGCGGGCCTTCAATCTCGAAAAGGTGGGCGACAACTCCGACGTTTACAAGGCGAAAGAGCGGGCCTTGCTCGACGACGCGCTGGAAAATACCGATGGCTCCATCAAGGCCATGCTCGAATATGTGAAGAAGGAACAGGACAGCGACTTGTCGATGTTGCGCGACTCATTGCGCGAATGGTCACGAGTGAACACCTTCGCACAACCGGGCAAACGCAAAGGCCACTCGATCGAGGCATGCTTGATGAATAACGCCATCGTGTACGTGCGCGGCGACCTGCGCGATCCGGTCGTCAAGGAGGCGACAAAAGCCTACATTGCGGAGCTGACGGGCGAAATTACCCGGCTGGAACCTGTCCGGCCGGCGCACGTTGTGTTCAGTGCCGACGAACTGAAATTCATCGCCTGCGCGGAACTGATGGAAGCCATCGCAACCATTCGTCAGTTCCGCTGCAACATGTTCCTCCTTGGCCAGTCGTTCGCGAACGTCGAAGCGCCAGACGATAAGCGGCTTGACGGTAAGGCGCTGGCGAGCGAGTTGGAAGTCAATACGCCGATTAAATTCGTCTACCGTGCAGAAGATAAACGCACAGCAGAGTG from Pandoraea oxalativorans includes these protein-coding regions:
- a CDS encoding IS256 family transposase; amino-acid sequence: MKKITKETNGSKAQTKSALDELIQQGARQIIEQAVEAELASMLEQYSNVRSIDGRRAVVRNGYLPEREVVTAIGPVPVRVPKVRDRSGSGIRFNSAVVPPYVRKSARVSAALPWLYLRGISTGDMSEAMGIMLGGQVSGLSPNVVSRLKAQWADEHAQWNQRELSLARWVYWWADGIHTGVRSDDSDGQCLLVIIGVKPDGTKERVAISDGYRESKASWAELLLDLKKRGLQSGPLLACGDGAMGFWAAMEEVFPQTEHQRCWFHKMGNVLNALPKSQQARAKKAMQDIWMAATRAEALVAFDHFVDTHSAKYPKVVEKLTQDRDELLAFYDFPAEHWQHLRTTNPIESTFATVRHRTKRTRNCVSRATFLGLAFKLIESAEDSWRRIRAPEKIATMLDGMTFKDGEPVTDSTPAQQPLAA
- a CDS encoding conjugal transfer protein TraC translates to MTFHNTPNLQAMQSTAAVLVDHALLWSSPWYWIVLAVPLFMVSMLHPVPWRLPLNDASFRDWLTFIGRRASVIALYAWLFLVPPIAFFLFIVTSGMPFQAAASSFFAWLGGRIGQYWSIILGAVLYGALLRFLWDRYVLPRLSSYLRSVRVRQDTDKLVDARDEIANLQAKQFEPEKFFVEGKIFYGLDVNDQPIYYGLEDFYTTHHLVLGPSDFGKGIILQSVFKQVIGFGFGVFYVDPKGDNWLPYLLQNEAKKAGRRFVYLDLRPEGKGVWHPFMGGSDRERRTRIVRAFNLEKVGDNSDVYKAKERALLDDALENTDGSIKAMLEYVKKEQDSDLSMLRDSLREWSRVNTFAQPGKRKGHSIEACLMNNAIVYVRGDLRDPVVKEATKAYIAELTGEITRLEPVRPAHVVFSADELKFIACAELMEAIATIRQFRCNMFLLGQSFANVEAPDDKRLDGKALASELEVNTPIKFVYRAEDKRTAEWTEYMSTKQQLCVVQRETTKTNTHGGEEWEGHRMVGSQEAPIISATTARNLPRRVAIGFMPGRLATKVFTSPTKIDNSEASWEDKPAGSETLHPR